AATACCCGCACTCCGGTTTTCCCGGTAATCTCCCAGCCCATATCGGTAAGCCACTGATATACATCTTCTGGTTTACGCGGATAATCGGGAGAAAGCGTACGCCGTTTCTTTTTCGGCATACCTAATTCTACGTAGTCGAAATTGCCAGCCACCATATTATGCAACAATAATCCGTTGGCATTATAAAACATCAGCGACAGCGTACCGCCCGGGGCCAGGCAATCCCATAACACCTGCAAAACCTTCTGAGGTTCAGCGACCCATTCGAGTACCGCATGAAACAATATCAGATCGACCGGGCTTGCCAAGTGCTGGCCTATTTCCTGAGCGGATGATTGAATGAAATCCATGTTCTCGCTCACACCTTTTGCCGCAGCAAAAGCCCTGGCGCGATTCACCATCTCACCCGAGAGATCGCATAACGTCACATGATGACCTTTGGCCGCCAGATAACAGGCCGTTTGTCCTTCGCCACCACCCGCGTCCAGGATGCGTAATGTTTCCCCAGGCCTGGCAGCCAGAAGAGCATCAAGATCCTGCCAGAGGATTGCCTGTCGCAACCGCCCTTTGGTGGTGCCATAGATATTGCGGGCAAACTTTTCGGCAATATCATCGAAATTACGGTCATCCATCGAGACAACTCCGCACTGAAAGCACTCATCCA
This genomic interval from Salmonella enterica subsp. enterica serovar Choleraesuis contains the following:
- the cmoM gene encoding tRNA 5-carboxymethoxyuridine methyltransferase, yielding MDDRNFDDIAEKFARNIYGTTKGRLRQAILWQDLDALLAARPGETLRILDAGGGEGQTACYLAAKGHHVTLCDLSGEMVNRARAFAAAKGVSENMDFIQSSAQEIGQHLASPVDLILFHAVLEWVAEPQKVLQVLWDCLAPGGTLSLMFYNANGLLLHNMVAGNFDYVELGMPKKKRRTLSPDYPRKPEDVYQWLTDMGWEITGKTGVRVFHDYLREKHRQQDDFEQLLALEERYCREEPWIGLGRYIHVTALKPQSQG